In Streptomyces camelliae, the sequence TCGCCAAGCGGGCCTGGACCAAGTTCTACGGCTCCGACGGCTACACCGAGTCCTCGCCGTGGAAGACGGAGAAGCTGACCGGACCGGTCGCCCTGGTCGAGGGCAGCGAGGCGGCCTGGGTGTCCAGCAACGACACCGCGCTCTACGGCCTCGCGGCCATCGAGAACCTGGCCCTGCTCGGCGACAGGATGCCGTAGCCGGATCGGTTCTGGGGAGCGCCGTCGCACGGGCGGCGGCGCTCGCCTCCCGAGTGTGGCCCGCGCCACGGCCCGGCGCATGAGTACACGTACTCAGATCGCCGCCCCGGGCCGGGCAGACTCCCGCCATGGACTGGAACCGCTACCGCTTCCTCAGCCTGTGGTCCCTGCCCGCCCCGCCGGCGGCCGTGTACGCCGTACTGGAGCGGCCCGAGGACTATCCCCGCTGGTGGCCGCAGGTACGGGCGGTGACCCGGCTGGACGACTCCACCGGCGTGATCACCATCCGCTCCGTGCTGCCGTACGCCATGAGCTTCACCGCGCGCGAGACCCGTCACGACCCGGACGCCGGGGTCCTGGAGATCACCATGTCCGGCGACATCGAGGGCTGGGCCCGCTGGACGCTCACCGCCGACGGCTCGGGCACTCTCGCGCGATACGACCAGGTGGTGCACGTGAACAAGCCCCTGCTCCGGTGGCTGGCCGTGCCGGGGCGGCCGGTCTTCCGCGCCAACCACCGCCTGATGATGCGGTCCGGGCGGCGGGGACTGATGAGGCATCTCGAAGCGGTTTGAAGGATCGGCGCCTCGACCTGTATTGTTCAGTGCGTTCCCGGGCGATTAGCTCAGTGGGAGAGCGCTTCGTTCACACCGAAGAGGTCACTGGTTCGAACCCAGTATCGCCCACCCGGAGAGGGCCGGTCCGCAGCAGCGGACCGGCCTTTCGCGTGCTGTACGTGCTCATGCCGCCGCCGGCAGCTCCGGCCTGAGCGGCCAGTCCGTGCTGACGATCTCCTCCGAGCCGCTGCGCGCGAACCACGCCTGCAGGCCGCGGGCCTGTGCCGCGTGCCAGTCGGTCTGGAGCGTGTGCAACTCGGCGGGGGAGAGGCGCTCCAGCCGGGTCGCGAAACGGCGGCCCACCGCCCGTACGACCTCCAGAGCGGCCAGCGCGTCAGCCGCCGCGTCATGCGCGTCCTGCAGCTCCACGCCGTAGTGCGCGCACAGGTCGGTCAGCGTGCGGCGGCCCTTGCGGTACCGGTCCAGGTGCTTGTCCAGCACGCGCGGGTCCAGCACCCTGAGCGGCACCGACTCGAACCAGCGGTCCAGCGAGGACGCCCGGTGTCGACGCAACTCCCGGTCCAGCAGCGTCAGATCGAACGGCGCGTTCATCACCACCAGCGGGCGGCCCATCGCCGCGTGCTCCGCCAGCTGCTCGGCTATCTCGTACATCACCGGCGCCGGCCAGCGGCCGTTGTGCTGGAGGTGCTCCTCCGTCAGCCCGTGCACCTCCGTCGCCGCCTCGGGCACCGGCACCCCCGGGTTCACCAGCCACCGGCAGATCCGGGGCCGGGTGCCCGGGGCGTCCTGGACGACGACTGCGGCCGACACGATCCGGTCGGTCTCGACGTCCACACCCGTCGTCTCCGTGTCGAAGGCCGCGAGCGGCCCCTCGTACCAGCTCGTCATCCGAACCCAACTCCTCGTTCACCCACCGCAGATGACGTTCCGTCTTCTGCCCGTTTGGTGATACCCGGGCCGTTTGCGCCGTACGCCGGGAGGAGACAACAGGAGTACGGGTCTTTGCAGTTCAGCGGCCCGCAGCGGGGACACTCATTGCCTGGAAGGCTGTTGGTCATGGCCATAGCGCAGCCCGAGCGGGGCGGGCTGCTGCCCGATCGCCCGGGCACCGTCCGCGGCACGCTCGCCACCACCGCCTGCATGGAGACACTGCAGGTCGGCTATCTGCACGCGGTCGCCGCCGCGGCGGGCTGCTCGCTGTCCCAGCCCTTTCCGGACAACGGCATCGACTGGCACGTCAGCCACAGCGCGCCCGGACACACCGTCGACGACGAGGTCACCATCAAGGTGCAGCTGAAGTGCACCTACCAGATCGCGCCGAACCCCCCGGGCCGCTCCTTCTCCTTCACCCTCGACAACGACCATCTGCGCAAGCTCGCCCGCACACCCGTCTCGGTGCACAAGATCCTGGTCGTCATGCTCGTCCCGCGCTCCCAGGACGACTGGCTGCGCGCCAGCCACGACCGGCTCGACCTGAGGCACTGCTGCTACTGGGTGAACCTCGCCGGCCACCCGGTCACCGGCCGGCACCGGACCACCGTGCGGATCCCGACCTCGCGCATCTTCGACGACCGGGCGCTGTGCGAGATCATGACGCGGGTCGGGACGGGAGGCAGGCCATGAGGAGCCGTCCGTACGAGGAGCTGCCCCGCCAGGTCCGGCCCCATCCCGACGATCCCGCCTGGCAGCAGCCCCCCGACCCCGCCCGGGTCGACCCCGCCGTGTTCGGCGCCCTGCTGCACCGGCACGGCTGGCAGCGCCGCGGCGGAGCCCCGGGACGCTACGGCCGCTGGACCCCGCCGGGACCGGGCGGCGGCGGGACCAGCCTGCTGGTGCCGGAGAGCCGCGCCTTTCCCGACAGCGACGACCTGCTGGGCGAGGCCCTCGACGCCCTCGCCCGCAGCGAGACCCCCGACGCGCGCGAGGTGCTGATCTCCCTCGCCGTGCCCAGCGACGAGATCCGCTGGTGGCGGGACACCCCGGGCGGACCCGTCGGCGCCGCGCCCTGGAGCGTGGACGAGCAGCTGCGCGGCGCCGCACGGCAGATGCTCCTCGCCGCCGCGCTCGCCACCCGCGCGCGTGCCGGCTACCACGGCGCCCGCCACCGCCGGGCGGCAGCGGAGCTGCTGGAGGACGTCCTCGTCGGCCCCGCCGTCGAGGGCCGCACCCTCACCGCCTTCGCTCCCGTGCCCACCGGCCGCCCCCTCGCCGTCCGCCTCCACCAGGCCCTCTTCGCCGCCCGCGAGGCCATCGACTACCAGCGGGCCACCGGCGGCATGGACGCGTTCGACAGCGCGGTCGAGGCCGGGGTCAGCCGCGAGCTGACCGAGGCGCTGGCCGCGTTCGTCCACGGCACCGAAGGCGCCCGGATCGCCGTCGCCTGGGCCCCGGGCGCCGGCGTCCCCGAGGGCTGCGCGGCCTCCGCCGAACCCGTCGAGTTCTCCCCGGGCGACCTGCCCGCGCTGCGCGAGGCCGCGGCCCGCTATCTGCGCGAGGAACCCTCCGTGCCGGTCCGGATCACCGGCGCCGTGGTCCGCATGCGCCGCTCCGGGCCCGGCGGCGCGGGCACCGTACGGCTGCGCGTCCTCGCCGGTGCCGAGGTCCCGCACGTCCGCGTCACCCTGGACGAGGAGGACTACCGCATCGCCGGCCACGCCCATCTCGTCGGACTCCCGGTGCGCGTGCACGGCCGGCTGGAGCGCCGGGGC encodes:
- a CDS encoding DUF4365 domain-containing protein, with protein sequence MAIAQPERGGLLPDRPGTVRGTLATTACMETLQVGYLHAVAAAAGCSLSQPFPDNGIDWHVSHSAPGHTVDDEVTIKVQLKCTYQIAPNPPGRSFSFTLDNDHLRKLARTPVSVHKILVVMLVPRSQDDWLRASHDRLDLRHCCYWVNLAGHPVTGRHRTTVRIPTSRIFDDRALCEIMTRVGTGGRP
- a CDS encoding SRPBCC family protein, with protein sequence MDWNRYRFLSLWSLPAPPAAVYAVLERPEDYPRWWPQVRAVTRLDDSTGVITIRSVLPYAMSFTARETRHDPDAGVLEITMSGDIEGWARWTLTADGSGTLARYDQVVHVNKPLLRWLAVPGRPVFRANHRLMMRSGRRGLMRHLEAV
- a CDS encoding 3'-5' exonuclease produces the protein MTSWYEGPLAAFDTETTGVDVETDRIVSAAVVVQDAPGTRPRICRWLVNPGVPVPEAATEVHGLTEEHLQHNGRWPAPVMYEIAEQLAEHAAMGRPLVVMNAPFDLTLLDRELRRHRASSLDRWFESVPLRVLDPRVLDKHLDRYRKGRRTLTDLCAHYGVELQDAHDAAADALAALEVVRAVGRRFATRLERLSPAELHTLQTDWHAAQARGLQAWFARSGSEEIVSTDWPLRPELPAAA